The proteins below come from a single Metarhizium brunneum chromosome 1, complete sequence genomic window:
- the EAF7 gene encoding Chromatin modification-related protein EAF7 — MPPRKRARGQAVATPSATRDDDAMDIDTPAASEAGDPSKHDVSNYNNMWTDDQVASLFKGVIRWKPAGMHKHFRMIAISEHLRNHGFDPDIYQHTRIPNIWDKLRTYYNLDLIDEREYFDDDETEDKYVDFTLPHSHFLDSMMQRAVADSSEAPTSPPQLELSPELSHARKRKRSGTASKARATDAEDTEDGTDAPSPAARPARGSRGRTRAASQQAKPEKNDKSDKGKDKAEKDKAETTEEEEDAENQEEESGSGEDEDEDEDEDEDEDEDEDEGEGEGEGEEEEEDEEDEADESAEEGGTPASRSTRAARKRTVAPKPTTRRTRSRK; from the exons ATGCCTCCCAGGAAACGTGCGCGTGGCCAAGCCGTCGCGACGCCGAGCGCAACTCGGGACGATGATGCCATGGACATTGACACCCCTGCTGCCAGTGAAGCTGGGGATCCCTCGAAACATGACGTCTCGAATTACAATAATATGTGGACAGATGACCAAGTCGCTTCTCTTTTTAAAGGCGTCATTCGCTGGAAACCGGCGG GCATGCACAAGCATTTCAGGATGATTGCGATATCTGAACACTTGCGAAATCATGGCTTCGATCCCGATATTTACCAGCATACCAGAATCCCCAACATCTGGGACAAGCTACGGACTTACTACAATCTCGACCTCATCGATGAGCGAGAAtactttgacgacgacgagactGAAGATAAATACGTCGACTTTACACTGCCTCACTCCCATTTCCTTGACTCCATGATGCAGAGAGCAGTAGCGGACTCTAGTGAAGCCCCTACTTCTCCGCCACAACTGGAACTCTCACCCGAACTGTCGCATGCGAGAAAACGAAAGAGATCAGGAACCGCATCAAAGGCCAGGgccaccgacgccgaggacacCGAGGACGGCACGGATGCGCCATCGCCAGCTGCCAGGCCAGCTAGGGGATCAAGGGGACGCACGAGGGCAGCAAGCCAGCAGGCCAAGCCGGAGAAGAATGACAAGagtgacaagggcaaggacaaggccgaaaaggacaaggctgagacaacggaggaggaggaagatgctgaaaatcaggaggaagagagtGGGTCCggggaggatgaggatgaggatgaggacgaggacgaggatgaggatgaggatgaggatgagggagaaggtgagggcgagggcgaagaggaggaagaggacgaagaggacgaagcgGACGAGAGTGCTGAAGAAGGTGGTACGCCAGCGTCGAGATCAACTAGGGCAGCCAGGAAGAGGACCGTTGCTCCTAAACCTACAACACGGaggacaagatcaaggaaaTAA
- the TUBGCP6 gene encoding Gamma-tubulin complex component 6 produces the protein MTDEPSEADVFAIPDFWKTSRWLDQLASETSTSLFGHGLDALYNVKSTSLPLEPIAVDTDGFFKLPEVGESHADDPDELQDSDMTASTIQEHQEFEDKSDIWTGVSEPQPRPSAFRTWETFKTGTLQPYIPMLLSEAGQGAYDALLSWPTDSLNLQNTSTPAVETRAYFTSVLALCLGRESVFFARTTEDWTFKCTLPELRVSGYSRQVLQGVQRQAAKCGSTFLRLGAFCQSSYAPSSSRCAIALASAMSQILQAVEHRVSVDGRFPESLLQLQTTIREASTILRPLDDLAARIPRDLPDEEILSLVFQEASTFEFSERYIRDMLCEILQRISSPWVESVEEWLGTRREVGMPFARSNIGETKGFVTVDVEVFIDDFGREVEDIDFRLDIGRVPQFLPSDIAESIFETGRNLRFIRTFHPDHILARSDVIMSNRPPAARWLFDWASILDLEDRIAQYQDGILDAIQESRSATAYVAVHSKLGVDEPDSDLELTFFGVDESTMEQRLIESMDHFSRPLIESSSDDSLSRIVQEKFSSEIEDDSIASDDTPHWSLLPILSFGGIAAAQARIVNRESLRLLFEANNVQLHLKLQRDFHLLGNGLFCSRLSHALFDPDLETTERQAGIAMQGGVMGLRLGGRDTWPPGSSELRLALMGVLGEAYGSQGVTKASTSINRDSGASPLPGDLSFAVRDLSEEEINKCMNPDALEALDFLRLSYTTPPELTWIITPVHLMHYDRIFKLLLRILRMLYVVNRLYQDTNSRLNTWVEEDTSYRFVRESQHFVSSIASYFLDSGVAIAWQSFENKLNSIRVHLDKPDAAPDKCAYSPNQLRDMHSQVLERIMYALFLRKRQLPVLKLLEEIFGIVLQYAKQSRLQALGEEGESAELANSAHMYAEFRKKVQVFITVCRGLSEKARASSKNTADGASSEDSGFGDDSLIAQLLKLDMGDYYCRR, from the exons ATGACGGACGAACCAAGCGAAGCAGATGTTTTTGCCATCCCAGACTTTTGGAAGACGTCAAGGTGGCTCGATCAATTGGCTAGCGAGACGTCCACCTCACTCTTTGGCCACGGACTTGACG CATTATACAATGTCAAGTCTACCTCATTACCCTTGGAACCGATCGCAGTCGATACtgatggcttcttcaagCTACCAGAAGTTGGCGAGTCTCACGCTGATGACCCAGACGAGCTCCAAGATTCGGACATGACAGCCTCAACTATACAAGAGCATCAAGAGTTTGAGGACAAGAGCGATATATGGACTGGAGTTTCCGAACCGCAGCCAAGGCCGTCTGCCTTCAGAACATGGGAGACATTCAAAACGGGAACGCTACAGCCATATATACCCATGCTTCTTTCTgaagctggacaaggcgCATATGATGCCCTTTTAAGCTGGCCAACGGACTCGTTAAATTTGCAGAATACGAGCACGCCGGCTGTTGAGACTAGGGCATATTTTACATCTGTGCTGGCCTTGTGCCTCGGCCGAGAATCCGTCTTCTTTGCAAGAACTACTGAAGATTGGACTTTCAAGTGCACGCTTCCAGAGTTACGAGTGTCTGGGTACAGCCGACAGGTACTTCAGGGCGTACAAAGACAAGCCGCAAAGTGCGGTTCCACATTCTTACGACTCGGCGCATTTTGTCAATCGTCGTACGCTCCATCTTCAAGCCGCTGTGCTATAGCACTAGCCAGCGCCATGAGCCAAATTCTACAAGCCGTAGAGCACCGAGTCTCTGTGGATGGCCGATTTCCCGAATCGCTGCTACAACTTCAGACTACGATTAGGGAAGCATCTACCATTCTCCGTCCCCTAGACGACCTCGCAGCGCGAATACCTCGTGATCTCCCAGATGAAGAGATTTTGTCGCTCGTTTTTCAGGAGGCATCCACATTTGAATTCAGTGAAAGGTATATCAGGGATATGCTTTGCGAAATATTGCAGCGGATATCAAGCCCTTGGGTCGAGTCAGTTGAAGAATGGCTTGGCACACGGCGAGAGGTGGGCATGCCGTTTGCAAGGTCCAACATTGGGGAGACCAAGGGATTCGTCACAGTCGATGTCGAAGTCTTTATTGATGATTTCGGACGAGAGGTTGAAGACATTGACTTTCGGTTGGATATTGGCAGAGTCCCGCAATTTTTGCCTTCCGATATTGCGGAGTCCATCTTCGAGACTGGCAGAAACCTACGGTTTATTCGGACATTCCACCCAGATCACATTCTGGCCCGATCCGACGTCATCATGTCGAACCGACCGCCCGCTGCCAGATGGCTATTCGATTGGGCTTCTATTTTGGATCTTGAGGATCGTATCGCCCAGTATCAAGATGGCATACTGGATGCTATTCAGGAAAGCCGTTCCGCCACAGCATATGTCGCTGTTCACTCCAAGCTTGGAGTAGATGAGCCCGACTCTGATCTCGAGTTGACCTTTTTCGGCGTTGATGAATCCACCATGGAGCAACGGCTAATTGAGTCGATGGATCACTTCAGCCGGCCGTTAATAGAGAGTTCAAGCGATGATTCGCTAAGTCGCATTGTGCAAGAAAAGTTTTCTAGCGAAATTGAAGATGATAGTATAGCTTCTGATGACACACCACACTGGTCTCTGTTGCCAATTCTGTCATTTGGTGGCATTGCGGCTGCCCAAGCTCGAATTGTAAATCGGGAAAGCCTTCGCTTGCTATTTGAGGCCAATAACGTTCAGCTTCACCTCAAACTCCAGCGAGACTTCCACCTACTCGGAAATGGCTTGTTTTGTAGCCGGCTGTCCCACGCTTTGTTTGATCCCGATCTCGAGACGACTGAAAGGCAGGCTGGTATAGCGATGCAAGGAGGCGTGATGGGCCTCCGACTGGGAGGGCGAGATACATGGCCGCCGGGAAGCTCTGAACTTCGCCTTGCCCTGATGGGAGTACTCGGTGAGGCTTATGGTTCTCAGGGGGTTACGAAGGCGTCTACATCGATCAATAGAGATTCGGGTGCTTCCCCCCTGCCTGGGGACCTGAGCTTTGCCGTCCGAGACTTGTCCGAGGAAGAAATCAACAAGTGTATGAACCCCGATGCATTGGAAGCTCTCGATTTCCTGCGGCTCTCGTACACCACACCTCCCGAGCTGACGTGGATAATTACACCAGTCCACCTCATGCACTACGACCGCATTTTCAAGCTTCTCCTCAGGATTCTGAGGATGCTGTACGTGGTAAATCGCCTGTATCAGGACACCAACTCACGACTTAACACATGGGTCGAAGAGGATACGTCGTATCGATTCGTCAGAGAGTCGCAGCATTTCGTGTCCAGCATCGCGTCGTACTTCCTAGACAGTGGTGTTGCGATAGCATGGCAATCATTCGAGAACAAGTTGAACAGCATTCGTGTTCATCTTGACAAGCCCGATGCAGCCCCAGACAAATGTGCGTATAGTCCCAACCAGCTACGGGACATGCATTCACAAGTGTTGGAACGGATCATGTACGCCCTATTTTTAAGGAAACGGCAATTGCCCGTGCTTAAGCTTCTGGAGGAAATATTTGGCATCGTCTTGCAATACGCAAAGCAGTCAAGGTTACAGGCACTCGGAGAGGAGGGCGAATCTGCCGAGTTGGCCAATTCGGCTCACATGTATGCTGAATTCCGAAAGAAGGTTCAAGTGTTTATTACAGTTTGCCGTGGCCTGTCGGAAAAGGCGAGGGCATCTAGCAAGAACACGGCAGATGGCGCATCGTCGGAAGACTCTGGCTTTGGCGATGATAGCTTGATTGCGCAGTTGTTGAAGTTGGATATGGGTGACTACTACTGTAGACGCTGA
- the ask1 gene encoding DASH complex subunit ask1, whose product MARSSAAARNLSLMEELEKLEQSITLTLQEIDHNFSKAHRIVTTSIIPVVEQYGEHSRAVWEASKFWKQFFEASANVSLSGYEELANDDESTVMEDSTAMRDEASADHTQTHDQDMTATPGGTRDSTMHGDESLLDDAELSGSTPRPPVTEMIKAGVSGHSSPFDRMQREIRGDNDGTTVLQDNEDSTVLFAQRTAQLPDISMTPRGPREDQAARQQASARQAKDPLLHRVLDKNYRVQATPHRPGIKVSPLKKEKEKAAWQYDDSIMSSPEIAAPTLRSEVFMSPYKLMARQRAAAQAPRTPGVSVQTPATAKKSRDVFALAEEDKGAGGAAAGQAGRGRQKYEIDWDSDEDGDDDLYAGMSPPKTIQFVLPPSKLLQTPAREASRRIVDDILMDAGADMESSEYSPTMVKMNEDIMDDSF is encoded by the exons ATGGCGCGATCGAGTGCAGCTGCGCGCAATCTGTCCTTgatggaggagctggagaagctcgaGCAATCCATCACTCTGACTTTGCAAG AAATTGATCACAATTTCAGCAAAGCCCACCGAATCGTCACGACGAGCATCATACCAGTAGTAGAGCAGTATGGCGAGCACTCTCGCGCCGTGTGGGAAGCATCCAAG TTCTGGAAGCAATTCTTCGAAGCGTCCGCCAACGTCTCGCTGTCCGGCTACGAGGAGctcgccaacgacgacgaaTCGACAGTCATGGAGGACAGCACGGCAATGAGGGACGAGGCGTCGGCCGACCACACACAAACGCACGACCAAGACATGACGGCAACACCCGGCGGCACACGAGACAGCACAATGCACGGAGACGAGTCGCTCCTGGACGACGCTGAACTTTCGGGTAGTACCCCGCGTCCACCAGTGACCGAGATGATAAAGGCAGGGGTTTCGGGCCACTCATCACCGTTTGACAGGATGCAGCGCGAAATCAGAGGCGACAATGACGGGACCACGGTGCTGCAGGACAACGAGGACTCCACGGTGCTTTTCGCCCAGCGAACGGCTCAGCTGCCAGATATCTCCATGACGCCCAGAGGTCCGCGCGAGGACCAGGCGGCCAGACAGCAGGCGTCGGCGAGACAGGCCAAGGACCCGCTGCTACACCGCGTGTTGGACAAGAATTACAGGGTGCAAGCTACACCGCACCGGCCGGGCATTAAAGTATCTCCCctgaagaaggaaaaggaaaaggcagCTTGGCAATACGACGATTCCATCATGTCATCGCCCGAAATTGCGGCGCCAACGTTGCGCAGCGAAGTCTTCATGTCGCCATACAAGTTGATGGCGCGACAACGCGCGGCGGCTCAAGCCCCGAGGACCCCCGGCGTCAGCGTCcagacgccggcgacggcaaagaaGTCGCGCGACGTTTTTGCTTTGGCGGAAGAGGATAAAGGGGCTGGCGGTGCGGCGGCAGGCCAGGCAGGGCGCGGCAGACAAAAGTACGAAATCGACTGGGAtagcgacgaggacggagaCGACGACTTGTACGCGGGCATGAGTCCACCCAAGACGATTCAGTttgtgctgccgccgtccaaGTTGCTACAAACGCCAG CTCGCGAGGCGAGCCGGAGGATCGTGGATGACATACTGATGGATGCCGGcgcagacatggagtcgtCTGAGTACAGTCCGACCATGGTCAAGATGAATGAGGATATAATGGATGATAGTTTCTAG
- the TRI12 gene encoding Trichothecene efflux pump TRI12, whose translation MAVVPSTPSGIDKPEKHAHPTTVEPWRDEESSREATVEEDEHANKFTFRRLMAFIAMAFCWTSGQMPPYLYGGIAPIVYGDIGGVDRWVWFITANLIALAAVAPFVGALSDLLGRRYVAMLGSAFIIIGQIVCVTAHEMNPFIAGMALSGVGAGISELISISGLAEIAPTAQRGVYIAALIMTILPWCPSVMWGQLIAANAHWRYVGVMIIAYTAVGLAVVFFFYSPPPRVNSASLSGKETVSRIDFVGGVTSITGIILLIAGILWGGYMYAWKSAHVLAPFIIGLVLILFFVYWEGWVAKYPMVPRRLGKAPRTLVLIMLIAFVSGANFFSVLMLWPTQAYNVYGHDPVAVGLRGLPFGFGVMAGCVITLGLMTWLRGRGIRALLLAASCVMTAGCGAMAAANRDNEKAVYAILLVSGLGVGGIVIPTSVITTIICPDDLIATITALTLSVRVIGGAIGYAIYYNVLVQKLTPELIKQVSTAMVLGGVKEPEVIKAAIELTSASLTQEILHLPGVDGNVELWQSIVLAGQNAYAMAYPWVYYCSIAFGGVSIVASAFVQDIAQFMDEHVAVVI comes from the exons ATGGCCGTAGTCCCATCCACGCCCTCGGGCATCGACAAGCCAGAGAAACATGCTCACCCAACGACAGTCGAGCCCTGGCGAGATGAAGAATCCTCGCGCGAGGCCACGgtcgaagaagacgagcacGCAAACAAG TTTACGTTTCGCCGCCTCATGGCCTTTATTGCCATGGCATTCTGCTGGACGAGCGGCCAAATGCCGCCCTATCTCTACG GTGGCATCGCCCCCATCGTCTACGGAGAcattggcggcgtcgacCGATGGGTATGGTTCATCACCGCCAACCTGATTGCActcgccgccgtggcccCCTTTGTCGGAGCGCTGTCCgacctcctcggccgccgttatgtggccatgctgggcagcgccttcatcatcatcggccaGATTGTCTGCGTCACGGCCCACGAGATGAACCCCTTTATTG CCGGCATGGCGCTctccggcgtcggcgcggGCATCTCCGAACTGATATCGATTTCTGGATTGGCCGAGATTGCGCCCACCGCGCAACGCGGCGTCTACATTGCGGCTCTCATCATGACGATCCTGCCCTGGTGTCCCTCCGTCATGTGGGGGCAGTTGATTGCTGCCAATGCCCACTGGCGCTACGTGGGCGTCATGATTATCGCCTACACGGCCGTaggccttgccgtcgtcttcttcttctacaGCCCGCCTCCGCGGGTCAACTCGGCCTCTCTCTCCGGCAAGGAGACGGTCTCCCGGATTGATTTCGTTGGCGGCGTCACGTCCATCACGGGCATCATCCTGCTCATTGCCGGCATTCTTTGGGGCGGATACATG TATGCGTGGAAGAGCGCCCATGTCCTCGCGCCATTCATCATTGGCCTGGTCCTCATCCTGTTCTTTGTTTACTGGGAGGGCTGGGTTGCAAAGTATCCAATGGTGCCGAGGCGCCTTGGTAAAGCCCCGCGGACGCTGGTCCTCATTATGCTCATCGCCTTCGTCTCTGGcgccaacttcttctccgtGCTGATGCTGTGGCCAACCCAGGCCTACAATGTGTATGGCCACGATCCTGTTGCCGTGGGCCTGCGTGGTCTGCCGTTTGGATTCGGCGTCATGGCGGGATGCGTGATTACGCTGGGACTCATGACGTGGCTACGCGGCCGGGGCATTCGAGCTCTCTTGCTTGCTGCGTCGTGCGTCATGACGGCAGGATGcggtgccatggcggccgcgaACCGTGACAACGAAAAGGCCGTCTATGCCATTCTTCTCGTCTCGGGTCTCGGCGTAGGAGGCATCGTCATTCCAACTAGTGTCATTACGACAATTATTTGTCCCGACGACCTCATTGCCACGATAACTGCCTTGACACTGTCCGTTCGGGTCATTGGCGGAGCAATAGGCTATGCCATTTACTACAACGTCTTGGTACAGAAGCTCACGCCAGAGCTCATCAAGCAAGTATCGACCGCCATGGTCCTTGGCGGCGTCAAGGAGCCGGAAGTGATCAAGGCGGCCATTGAGCTCACGTCCGCGTCTCTCACACAGGAAATCCTTCACCTTCCAGGCGTTGACGGCAACGTGGAGCTCTGGCAGTCGATTGTGCTGGCGGGCCAGAATGCATACGCCATGGCGTATCCGTGGGTATATTATTGCAGCATAGCCTTTGGAGGGGTGTCGATTGTCGCCAGTGCTTTTGTTCAAGACATTGCTCAATTTATGGATGAGCATGTGGCGGTTGTTATTTGA
- the bms1 gene encoding Ribosome biogenesis protein bms1, giving the protein MEQQVHKPHRKSKEKKKHTGDHNPKAFAFSNPGKLQRSAARSQDIKEKRLHVPLVDRLPDEAPPRLVAIVGPPGVGKTTLLKSMVRRYTKETLSDPQGPITVVTSKKQRLTFIECPNQMEAMVDIAKVADIVLLMIDGNYGFEMETMEFLNVLAATGMPGNVFGILTHLDLFRKPQALKDAKKRLKRRLWTELYQGAHLFYLSGVMNGRYPDREIHNLSRFVSVMKNPRPLVWRNNHPYSIVDSFRDITHPTKIEEDPNCDRSIVLSGYLRGTNFAAQGQRIHVAGLGDFTVANMEVLPDPCPTPSMEQALAKITGKTGRRRLDEKEKKLHAPMSDRSGLKIDGDAIWITREKGFSFDKDAEGVERGEGEEMIVGLQAERRLLGQMEDGVQLFSGGEKLKEVAEEEDTGRKTQRRARIAERSESDVEDEGMDDDDEEEDEGFVSGSGDEDSGAEVEFSESKTGKMFRKDADKSKGEDDDVAFADSDSDLGSISGDDMGMDDEDEDFGSDEEAAAMRWKDDLADRARKMHGKRRTYHTGDLARYMYDDSMTPGEALKRWRGEGGEPEEENIDDSDDDDFFKKKSSQEKEDSTEDRSIPDYDYDDLAAKWAERDNIEALRRRFTTSGLGGDDDGEEGEVDGGDDDDFGGFGDDDDEGDGVFEDLEAEPAEKEQETAEDIAAERERNAKRKEELKQRFEEEDREGFLNDKANARREGGDIQEYGEDDWYDAQKAMIRKQLDINKEEFETLDERQRAAVEGYRAGKYAKIVLEKVPAEFVTKFNARLPIVVGGLTATEDRWGFVQVRIKRHRWHKKILKTNDPLIVSLGWRRFQTMPIYSTTDSRTRNRMLKYTPEHMHCFGTMYAPLIAPNTGFVCFNSFSASNAGFRIAATGTVLSVDESTEIVKKLKLTGVPYKIFKNTAFIKDMFNSSLEIAKFEGASIKTVSGVRGQIKRALSKPEGHFRATFEDKILLSDIVFLRAWYPIKPHRFYNPATNLIGWQPMRLTGEVRRDQGEAAPQLKNSQYRKIERETRHFNPLRVPRALAADLPYKSQITTTKKQKRDTYMQKRAIVLPKNSEEKKARAVMQQLLTVRNDAAAKRRAKKAENHAAFKKKLADNEEKKEAREKRETKEFWRKNGRKRGAEDGGSGGGKRRR; this is encoded by the exons ATGGAGCAACAAGTGCACAAGCCGCACCGCAAgtccaaggagaagaagaagcacaCGGGAG ACCATAATCCCAAAGCCTTCGCCTTCTCCAACCCAGGAAAACTGCAAAGAAGTGCAGCTAGATCCCAGGAT ATTAAAGAGAAGCGCCTTCATGTACCGCTCGTCGACCGACTTCCCGATGAGGCTCCGCCTCGTCTCGTGGCCATCGTCGGCCCTCCTGGCGTTGGCAAGACTACACTTCTAAAGTCCATGGTTCGGCGTTATACAAAGGAGACTTTGTCGGACCCCCAGGGGCCCATAACCGTCGTCACCTCGAAAAAACAAAGACTGACCTTCATCGAATGCCCCAACCAGATGGAAGCCATGGTCGATATCGCCAAGGTGGCAGACATTGTACTGCTCATGATTGACGGGAATTATGGCTTCGAAATGGAGACAATGGAATTCCTCAacgtccttgccgccacAGGTATGCCTGGAAACGTCTTTGGCATACTCACACATCTGGATCTTTTCCGCAAGCCACAAGCCCTGAAGGATGCCAAGAAGAGGTTAAAACGCAGACTTTGGACCGAGTTGTATCAAGGCGCTCATCTGTTTTATCTGTCTGGTGTCATGAATGGCCGATATCCCGATCGCGAGATTCACAACCTGTCACGATTCGTGTCCGTCATGAAGAATCCTCGACCCCTTGTATGGCGCAACAACCACCCATACTCCATCGTCGACAGTTTCCGTGACATTACGCATCCGACAAAGATTGAAGAGGACCCCAACTGCGACCGATCGATCGTTCTGTCTGGGTATTTGCGAGGAACAAACTTTGCGGCACAGGGACAACGAATACACGTTGCCGGGCTTGGTGACTTTACAGTAGCCAATATGGAGGTCTTACCAGACCCCTGCCCGACGCCTTCTATGGAACAGGCGCTGGCCAAAATAACGGGGAAAACTGGCAGACGGCGGCTGGacgagaaagaaaagaagctgCATGCCCCCATGTCAGACCGAAGTGGCCTGAAGATTGATGGCGATGCTATATGGATCACCAGAGAAAAAGGCTTCAGCTTCGACAAGGATGCAGAAGGAGTCGAGCGGGGCGAAGGTGAGGAGATGATTGTTGGTCTTCAGGCGGAGCGACGATTGCTGGGTCAAATGGAAGATGGCGTTCAGTTGTTCTCTGGCGGCGAGAAACTGAAGGaagttgccgaggaggaagataCCGGCCGAAAAACACAACGTCGTGCTAGAATTGCTGAAAGAAGTGAATCGGacgttgaggatgagggcatggacgacgatgacgaggaagaagatgagggcTTTGTCAGTGGGAGTGGTGATGAGGATTCTGGCGCTGAGGTAGAGTTCAGCGAAAGTAAAACGGGCAAAATGTTCCGCAAGGATGCCGACAAATCCAAGggagaggatgatgatgttgctTTTGCCGATAGCGACTCAGATCTCGGGTCCATATCTGGAGATGACATGGGaatggatgatgaggacgaggattTTGGTTCTGatgaagaagctgctgccatgCGCTGGAAGGACGACTTGGCGGATCGAGCTCGCAAGATGCATGGAAAGAGACGGACGTACCACACCGGCGACCTCGCAAGATACATGTACGATGATTCAATGACCCCCGGAGAGGCTTTGAAGCGATGGAGGGGTGAAGGCGGTGAGCCCGAAGAGGAGAACATTGATGAttcagacgacgacgatttCTTCAAGAAGAAGTCCTCACAGGAAAAGGAAGACTCAACCGAGGATCGCTCAATACCTGACTACGACTACGATGACCTGGCGGCCAAATGGGCTGAGCGAGACAACATCGAGGCCCTGCGCAGGAGATTTACCACCTCTGGCCTCGGGGGAGACGATGACGGGGAAGAAGGCGAagttgacggcggcgacgacgacgactttggtggctttggggatgacgatgatgaaggtGACGGTGTTTTCGAGGACTTGGAAGCTGAGCCTGCTGAAAAGGAACAAGAGACGGCAGAGGATATCGCCGCCGAGCGCGAAAGGAACGCCAAGCGTAAAGAAGAGCTTAAACAACGCTTTGAAGAGGAGGACAGAGAGGGCTTCCTCAACGACAAAGCCAATGCTCGGAGAGAAGGCGGTGATATTCAAGAATACGGCGAGGACGATTGGTACGATGCTCAAAAGGCCATGATCCGGAAACAGctcgacatcaacaaggAGGAGTTTGAGACTCTGGACGAACGACAACGCGCAGCCGTTGAGGGCTACCGCGCTGGCAAATATGCTAAGATTGTACTTGAAAAGGTCCCCGCCGAGTTTGTTACCAAGTTCAATGCTCGTCTGCCAATTGTGGTAGGTGGCCTCACTGCGACTGAAGATCGATGGGGCTTTGTGCAAGTCCGAATCAAGCGTCACCGGTGGCACAAGAAAATTCTCAAGACCAACGACCCCCTTATCGTCTCCCTTGGCTGGAGACGCTTTCAAACGATGCCCATCTACAGCACGACGGACTCGCGAACCCGAAACCGCATGCTCAAATACACCCCCGAGCACATGCACTGCTTCGGCACCATGTACGCTCCTCTAATCGCCCCCAACACCGGCTTCGTCTGCTTCAACTCCTTCTCCGCCTCCAACGCAGGTTTCCGCATCGCCGCCACAGGAACAGTCCTGAGTGTGGACGAGTCGACTGAAATCGTCAAGAAGCTCAAACTCACCGGCGTCCCCTACAAGATCTTCAAAAATACCGCCTTCATCAAAGACATGTTCAACTCTTCTCTCGAAATAGCCAAATTTGAAGGCGCATCCATCAAAACTGTCTCGGGCGTCCGCGGCCAAATCAAGCGTGCCTTGTCCAAGCCAGAGGGTCACTTCCGAGCCACCTTTGAAGACAAGATCCTCCTCAGCGACATTGTCTTCCTCCGCGCATGGTATCCCATCAAGCCGCACCGCTTCTACAACCCTGCGACCAATCTCATCGGCTGGCAGCCCATGCGTCTCACCGGAGAAGTCCGTCGTGACCAAGGCGAGGCCGCTCCACAGCTGAAAAACAGCCAGTATCGCAAGATTGAGCGGGAAACGCGACACTTTAACCCCCTGAGGGTACCTCGCGCGCTGGCCGCTGACTTGCCTTACAAGTCGCAAATCACAACcaccaagaagcaaaaacGGGATACTTATATGCAGAAACGAGCGATTGTGCTGCCCAAGAACtcggaggagaagaaggcccgCGCCGTTATGCAGCAGCTTCTTACCGTCAGAAACGACGCGGCTGCCAAGAGGCGTGCCAAGAAGGCAGAGAACCACGCGGcgttcaagaagaagctcgccgacaatgaggagaagaaggaggccagagagaagagggagaCCAAGGAGTTTTGGAGGAAGAATGGGCGGAAGAGGGGGGCAGAGGATGGTggcagtggtggtggtaaGAGGCGGAGGTAA